The following is a genomic window from Bordetella sp. H567.
CGGTTCAGCGTCATGCCGGGAGCGCGCAGCTTGAAGATGGTGGTGATCAGCACGATGGCCTCCAGCAGGGCCGCCAGCTCCGTGAAGGTGATCATCTGCGCCCAGATGTCGACGCCCTTGCCGGTCGAATAGTCGGGGCCGGACAAGGGCACATAGGCGAACCAGCCGGCGTCCGGCCCGGAACCCAACAGGAATCCCCCGAAAAGAAAGAGGCCACCGAAGACGAATATCCAGAACGCGTAGGCGTTCAGGCGCGGGAAGGCGACACTGCGCGTGCCTATCATCAGAGGCACCAGATAGCCCGCGACCGCCTGCATCACCGGCACCGCGAAGAGGAACATCATGGTGGTGCCGTGCATGGTGAAGAGCTGGTTGTATAGCGTGGGGCCGATCAGGCGGTTGTCCGGCTGGATCAGCTGCAGGCGCATCGCCAGCGCCAGCGCGCCACCCAGCAGGAAGAAGACGAAAGTGGCCAGCATGAAGCGCAGGCTGATCGTCTTGTGGTTGATCGCGCAAAGAAGTCCGCGCCACCCCGGGGGATCGCGCCAGGTTTCGGCCAGGGCGGCCCGCGCGGCGGCCGGCGCATCCGGACCGTCCAGCAGGCGCGGGGTGCCCGTGCCCACGGGCGCGTGCGCGGCCTGGCCCCGTGGCGCCTGCGCGGCGCCAGGCGCCCCTGCATCGGAGGGCAGAAAGGGAGCGGAGGTGGTGCTCATTGCAGGGATCCCAGGTAGTGCACCAGCGCCCGCAGGTCTTCGGGCGGCAGTTGGGTCGGTGGCATCGTGGTGGCGGGCTTCATGGAGCCCGGCGCGGTGAGCCATTGCGCCAGGTTTTCCGGCGTGTTCGCGATGGTCCCGGCCGCCAGCAGGGATCGGCCGGCCAGGTGCGTCAGGTCGGGGCCCAGCGTGCCCACCGCGGACGTCCCGCGTATGGTGTGGCACTGCGCGCAGGAATTGCCCAGGAACAGGCCCATGCCGCGCCGCGCCACCGCTTCGTCGGGCAGCCGCGCGTCCTGCCGTTCGCGGTCGGCCCAGTCGGCGTAGTCGTCGGTGGAGACGGCGGCCACGGAGAAGGCCATCAGCGCATGTTCGGCGCCGCAGAATTCCGCGCATTGCCCGCGATAGTCGCCCGCGCGGTCGGCTCGCAGCATCATGGCCGCATCACGCCCCGGAATCATGTCGCGCTTGCCGTGCAGATTGGGCACCCAGAAGGTGTGGATCACGTCCGAGGATTTCAGCGTCACCAGCACGGGCCGTCCCACCGGCAGGCGCAGCTGGTTCGCCGTCACGAAACCCGGGCGGCCGCCGTCGGCTTCATAGCGGGTTTCCCACCACCACTGGTGCCCGATCATCTCCACGCGCAGGGGATCCGCCATGGGCAGGCGCGACAGGGCGCGATCGGTCAGGAAGTCCGCCGCGACCAGGCCGCACAACAGGACGACGGAAGTCCAGGTTGCCGCCGCGACGCGGCGCCGCGCGCGGCGCTCGGCGTGCCCATCGCGCGGCGAGGGCGCCTCCCGGGCGCGTGCGCCGCGCCGTATGGCGATGAACAGGGCGACCAGCACGGCCACGAACACCGCGGTGCATACCGCCAACGTCACATGCCAGAGCGCGAGTATGCGTTCGGCCTGTATGCCCGCCGGCGCCAGCACGTCCTGCGCGGGCGCCGCGCTGGCCGCTGCGCTCCAGCTCAATAGCGTCCACCCCCACGCGCGGCGCGGCATATCAACGGCCAGCCTCTTTGCGCAGGGTAATGGGAATGGACTTGGCCGCCGGCACTTTGCTTTCCTTCGCGTGGTGCCAAAGCGGAATCAGCGGATTGCATTCCGGATAGTAGGACCACGCACAGCCGGCCGGGATGTCATAGGGCCGGACCTTCAGGCCGCCGACCTCGCGCTTGAACCCGTCGTGCGCCACCGTGCTGGCCACCACGACGTCGTCTTCGCGCAAGCCCAGCCTGGCCATGTCGTCGGAGTTCATCATGATCACCTGCCGTGTGCCATGCACGCCGCGGAAGCGATCGTCCAGGGTGTAGACGGTGGTATTGAACTGGCTGTCCCCGCGGGTGGTCATCAGGCGGATGACGTCCGGGCCGTGCTCGGGCATGTCGGGATCGTCATCCAGCGTTTCGGGCACGACGAAGTTGGCCTTGCCGGTTTCGGTTTCCCACTTGCGCTCCGTGGCGCCCAAGGGGCGGTGAAAGCCCCCGGGATTCCACATGCGGCGGTTGAAGTCCTTGAAGATTTTTGGATAGGTGGCTTCGATGGCGTCCCGGACCAGGGAATAGTCGCCGACCCACCGGTTCCAGTCGACGTAGGGATTCGGCCGCAGCGTGGCCTTGGCGATGCCCGCCACGATGGCCGGTTCGGAAAGCAGCTTGTCGCTGGCCGGTTCATGCACGCCCCGCGATCCGTGAAAGCAACCGGTGCTGTCTTCCATCGATACCGCCTGTTCGCCGGTGGCCTGCCGGTCCACCTCGATACGGCTCAGGCAGGGCAGCAGGTAGGCCTGCCTGCCGTGCAGCAGATGGCTGCGGTTCAGCCGGGTGGTGATGCCCACGGTCAGGTCCAGCCGCCGCCAGGCCGGCTCCATGCGGTAATGATCCGGCGTGGCCCGCGCGAAATTGCCGCCCAGGCTGATGAAGGCCGACACGCGTCCGTCGAGCATGGCCTCGCAGGCCTCCACGGTATTCATGCCCTTCTTCGTGGGCGGATCGAAGTGGTAGAGCTCGCGCAGCTTGTCGGCGGGAACGTGTTCCGGCTTTTCCGTGATGCCGACGGTGCGCTGTCCTTGCACGTTGGAATGCCCGCGTATCGGGCAGACGCCGGCGCCGGGCTTGCCGATGTTGCCTCTGAGCAGCAGCAGGTTGGTAATCATCTGCACGCTCTGCACGCCGTTGCGGTGCTGCGTCAGTCCCATGCCGTACAGCAACATGGCGGCCTTGGCGCGGGAATAGGTGGCGGCGGCCTCGGCCAGCGCGGCGCGAGTCAAGCCGGATTCGCGTTCGATGTCGTCCCATGGCATCTCGCGCATCGCCTGCGCGAAGTCCTCGAAGCCATGGGTGTGTTCGGCGATGAAGGCATGGTCCAGAACTGGCGCCCCGCCGTCCAGGCGGGCGGCATCGTCGGCCTCGATCAGCCATTTGCACAGGCCGGCCAGCGCCGCGGTATCGCCGCCCAGCTTCAGCTGCAGATACTGCGTGCTGATCTGCGTTTCCTTGCCCGTCAGCATTTCCATCGGCGACTGCGGGTTGGTGAAGCTGACCAGCCCGGCCTCGCGCAAGGGATTGAAGGTCACGATGGGAACGCCGCGCTTGCGGGCGTCCTGCAAGGGGTGAAGCATGCGTGGCGCGTTGGTGCCGGTGTTGTGGCCGAAGAACAGCATGCAATCGGTGTGTTCGAAGTCTTCCAGCGTCACCGTGCCCACCGGCACGCCTATGGTTTTCGGCAGGCCCACGGAGGTGCTTTCGTGACACATGTTCGAACTATCCGGCAGGTTGTTGGTGCCGTACATGCGGGCGAACAGCGCGAACATGTAGGAGGTCTCCAGCGATGCCCGGCCCGAGGTATAGAACACCACGGAGTCCGGGTCGCGGCCGCGCAGCAGCGCGCCGATCTCCTCGAACGCCTGCCGCCAGCTGATCTCCACGTACTTGTCGGTGGCGGCGTTCCAGCGCATGGGCACCGTCAGGCGGCCGATCGCTTCCAGCTCGTGATCCGACCAGGACTCCAGTTCGGCACAGGTGTGCGAGTCGAAAAAGCGGGCGGACACCTTCTTGCTGGTGATATCCCAGGCCGTGGCCTTGGCGCCGTTTTCGCAGAACTCGAAGGGATGCGGATGCGCGGGCTTGGCCCAGGAACAGCTGACGCACATGAATCCGTCGGGCTTGTTCTGGTGCATCAGCACCTTCGTGCCGTGCATCAGGCGGTGTTCCTTGACCAGGATGGATCCCACGGCCCGGGCCGATCCCCAGCCGCCGGCGGGCTCGGTGGGCTGGCCAGAAGAAGTATGTTCGTTTGCCATTTGCTCGTACCCTCGTCACCGGGCGGTCCCCACGCGCATGGCGTTCGCCGGGAGGGCGGCCGGTCCGGCAGGGCCGGACGGGCGCTGGGACACCCTGTTGTTTGTAGTCGGTATGGCGGCGGTCCGCCGAGGGCGGCCGCAGCGCGGGTGCGGCGCCAGTAGCAGAAAGCATGCCCGGCGCGGCGTCGCCGCCGGTGGCCTGCAGCGCGGCGGTATACTGTACATAAACACAGTATTCGTCATGCCGCCACGCTCCCCCACACCAGCCCCCGCCGCCGCGCCGCGCATGCCGGCGCAGGATGCAACGCCGCCCGCCGCGGTTGCCGCTGGGCGTGATGCGATGCACGCCCCCGAGCCGGCCGCCTATGTCGTCGCCGTGCGCGCCCTGTGCGATTTCACGGCGCGGCGGGGCGATCTGGATCTGCGGTTCACGCCCTCGCCGTCCGCGCAGGAAGGCCAGGCGGGACACGCGTTCGTCACTGGACGGCGGGCCGCGGACTACCAGGCCGAGATCCCGTTGGCCGGCACCCATGGGCCGTTGCGGGTGCGCGGCCGCGCCGACGGCTACGACCCCGGCCGCAATCGCGTGGAAGAGATCAAGACGCATCGCGGCAACGTCGAACGCATCGCGCCGAACCACCGGGCCGTGCACTGGGCGCAGGCCAAGGTCTACGGCCATTTGCTGTGCCAGGATCGTGGCCTGTCCGGCCTGGATGTCGCGTTGGTGTATTTCGACATCGCCACCCAGCAGGAGACCGTGCTCGTCGAGTCGTACACCGCGCGGGAATTGCGCGATTTCTTCGTCGGGCAATGCACATGCTTCCTGGCCTGGGCGCGCCGGGAGATCGCCCACCGCCAGGCGCGCGACGCGGCAATGGCGGCCTTGCGGTTTCCGCTGGGCCCGTTCCGCGCCGGACAGCGCGACCTGGCCAAGGCGGTGTTTCGCGCGGCGCGCGATGCGAAATGCGTGCTCGCGCAGGCGCCGACGGGCATCGGCAAGACCATGGCCACGCTTTTTCCCATGCTGAAGGCCTGTGCCGATACGCTGGACAAGGTGTTCTTTCTTTGCGCCAAGACCGCCGGCCGCCAGGCGGCGCTCGATGCGCTGGGCCGCCTGCGCCAGGACATGCCGGGCTTGCCCCTGCGCACGCTGGAACTGGTGGCGCGCGACCAGGCCTGCGAGCATCCGGACAAAGCCTGCCATGGCGACTCCTGCCCCTTGGCGCGGGGCTTCCACGATCGCTTGCCGGCGGCCCGCGCCGAGGCGGTGGCGCGGTACGCCATGGACCGCGCCACCGTTCGGGCCGCCGCGTTGGCGCACGGGGTCTGCCCGTATTTCCTGAGCCAGGAACTGGTGCGCTGGAGCGATGTGGTGGTGGGCGACTACAACTACTACTTCGATACCAGCGCGATGCTGTATGCCCTGACCATGGCGAACCAGTGGCGCGTCGGCCTGCTGGTGGACGAAGCCCACAACATGCTGGAGCGCGCGCGGCGCATGTACACCGCGAACCTGAGCCTGGATGCCATGGCCCTGGCGCGGCGCGCGTCGCCGGCGGTGCTGCGCAAGCCGCTGGATGCGCTGCGGCGCCTGTGCGGCCAGATGCTCAAGCAGCAGGTGCCGGCCTACGCCGCACACGAATCCATCCCGCCGCCGCTGCTGGCGCAATTGCAGCAGACGGCGGCCGCGCTGTCGGCGTATTTCGCGGAGCAGGGCGGCGAGGCGCCCGAGCCGCTGCTGCGTTTTTACTTCGACGTGCTGGCCTTCTCGCGGCTGGCGGAAAGCTTCGGCGAGCACTCCCTCTTCGATATCACGCGTGAAGCGGGGCCGGCGGGCCGGCCTATGCAGGGCACCCTGTGCATCCGCAACGTCGTGCCGGCGCCGTTCGTCGCGCCGCGGGTGGCAGCCGCGCACGGCGCCGTGCTGTTTTCCGCGACGCTGAACCCGATGGGCTTTTATCGCGACACGCTGGGCCTGCCGCGCGATTGCCGGTGGCTGGATGTGCCAGGGCCGTTCCGCGCGGAACAGCTGGCCGTGCACCTGGTGGGCCATGTATCCACGCGGTACCGCGACCGGGAAGCATCCATATCGGCCATCGTGGACATCATGGCGCAGGCGTACCGCAGGCAGCCCGGCAACTATCTTTGCTTTGCCAGCAGCTTCGACTATGCGGGACGCCTGGCCCGCGACGTCCGCGCCCGCTTTCCGCACCTGCCCGTGTGGGAACAGGCCGCCGGCATGGACGTAATGCACCGCGACGCCTTCCTGGCGCGTTTCGCGCCCGGCGGCCACGGCCTGGGCTTCGCCGTGCTGGGCGGTGTATTCGGCGAAGGCGTGGACCTTCCCGGCGACCGACTGATCGGCGCCTTCATCGTCACGCTCGGGCTGCCGCAGGTCAATCCCGTCAATGAACAGATGATGCAGCGCATGCAGGCCCGCTTCGGCAACGGTTTCGACTACACCTACTTGTACCCGGGGCTGCAGAAAGTGGTGCAGGCGGCGGGACGCGTCATCCGCACGGAGACCGACCAGGGCAGCGTGTATCTGATCGACGACCGGTTCCGCCGCGCAAAGGTGCGCGCGCTGTTGCCGGCGTGGTGGCGGCCTGAAGTGTCAGGAAAACTGACGGAACGGCAGGATTAATCGATATCGGCGCGGTCCGCGTCTGCGTAAGATCCTCATCGTCATTCAACGATACGAAGCGGGAGCGCGCATGAACGCCGAGAGCTGGAAGGCCATGGATTCCTACCTTGAAGACATACTGTGCCTGCGAGATCCCCGCCTGGACGCTGCCCTGGCCAGGTGCGAGCAGGCGGGCCTGCCGCCGCATGGCGTGGCGCTGAACCAGGGCAGGATGCTGCAGATTTTTGCACGGATGGCGGGTGCGCGCCGCATCCTGGAGATCGGTACGTTGGGGGGCTATAGCGCCATCTGCATGGCCGATGCCCTGCCGCAAGGCGGCAAGCTGGTGTCGCTGGAAAGCAACCTCCGGTATGCCGAGGTCGCGCGCGAGAACATCCGCGTGGCGGGGCTGAGCCAGGTCGTGGACGTCGTGGTCGGCGACGCCGGCGCGACGCTGGACGGCATGGTGGCTTCGCGCGTGCCGCCGTTCGACCTGATCTTCATCGACGCCGACAAGAAGGACAATCCGCGCTATATGGCCGCGGCGCTGGCGCTGTCCCGGGACGGCACCGTCATTGTCGGCGACAACATCATCCGTGGCGGGCGCCTGATGGACGAGGCCGGCCGCGCCCAGCCCGACGTCCTGGGTACCCGCGCTTTCCTGGCCGACATGGCGCGCGACCTGCGGCTGACCTGCACGGCGCTGCAGACGGTGGGTGCGAAAGGATGGGATGGTTTTTCGCTGGCCATCGTGTCGAAGCCGGCCTGACCGCGGGCACACGTCCTGCACGGCGGCGCGGACAACCTCCGGCCAGGCGGCGCCCCGACATACCGAAGCCCGCGCCGGCCCGGCCGGAATCCGCCAAGTAACCCAGCGCCCTCAGACTTTCGCTTTCGCGCCTGGCACCTGCGCCAGTTCGAGAAAGCGCCGCGACAGGCTTGCCAGGTTGTGCTGCAGCCAGTCCGCCATGGCTTGCTCCTGCGGCAGGATGCGCTCGCATACCGCCATTGTTTCCCGATCTCCCACCAGCCGCGCGGCTTCGATCAGGTTCCGGTACGAGGCGATTTCGAAGTGTTCGAACGCGTAGCTCAGCATGCCGCCCTTGACGATTTCATCGCTGGCGAACATGCCCACGGCGCCCTGCATGCCGGCCATGGTCTTGCCTGCCAGGTCCTTCATGACCGACGTGTCGCCGCCGCGGCGTTGGATGCATTCCGCGACAAGCTGCGCCTGGCTGCGCGTCTCTTCGATATGCTGCTCGATCCTGCGCTTCAGGTCCGGATAGTTCTCGATGCGGTTGGCCATCGCGGTCAACATGGTTTCCGCCTGCTGTTCCATGGCGTGGGCGTCGCGCAGCCAATCCATGAAGTGCGATTCCAGAACGTCCCGGTCCATCGTGGTGCCCTCGTTTTCCATCGTCGTCTCCCGTAGGGTTACCGCTCGGCGTTACGCCGGTGTACGCACGCGCACGCTGTAGCAGACCCACGCGTCGGCGCAGGCCGCATACCCGGCGGGCCCTCGCACGCCCGCGTTCCCCGGCGCGGCGACCTCCCTACAACGCAGTGGCAATCCGTACTGAGCCTGCGCTACCCGCCGGCGCGGGACCCAGGGCTGGGCAGGCCCGCGCATCCCGTGCGGCAAGCCGCGCCGCCGCGGCGCCCGGAGCGGGAATGCGCAATGCATTGCTTGCCGCCGTTCCTGGGAGGGCACATCCATGATTCCGTCGAGACGCAATTTCCTGAAGCGCGCCGGCTTCGCGGCGGCCACCGTCGGCACCGTCACCACCGCACCGGCGGCACTCGCGGCGCAGGCGCCGGAGGAGCAAGCCACTTTCATCTTTCTCACGCCGGAAGAGGCTGCCTTCGTGCATGCCGCGGTGGCTCGCCTGATCCCGCAGGACGAGGCCGGCCCGGGCGCATTGGAGGCGGGCGTGCCGAACTATATCGATAAGCAGCTGGGCGGCGCGTGGGGCGCCGGCGAAAGGCTGTACCGCGGCGGCCCGTGGCGGCAAGGCGCGCCCACGCAGGGGTACCAGCTGCCGTTCACGCCGGCCGAGTTGTTCCGCAATGCCTGCCGCGCGCTGCGCGATGAGGCCGCGAAGGGCGGGACGCCCTTCGAAAAACGCCCTCCCGCGGAACAGGATGCCTACCTGCGCGACTTGCAGGAGAGCACGCGGGACCTCAACGGCGTGCCCGCCAACGTGTTCTTCGAGTCGCTGTGGGCGCTGACCGTGGAAGGCTTCCTGAGCGATCCTGTCTATGGCGGCAACAAGGACATGGTGTCGTGGAAGATGATCGGTTTTCCGGGGGCCTATGCCACCTACTACGACCTGGTCGACCAGCATGGCATCGATTTTCACCGGGCGCCCATGAGCCTGGCCGAGGACGGCCGCGGCGTCATCCATGTCCATCCGGAAGTGTCGGCCTCCGCCGGCAACGCGATGGCCGGCACGACGTCCATGCCGGGCCATGCGCCCGCCGATACACCGCCCGCGGCCGGCCAGGGGCCCGCGCAATCCCAGGGAGGGCGCTGACATGGCTACCAAACTACCGGAAACGGACGCAGTGCTCATCGGTGTCGGCCTCGTCGGCACCATGCTGGGACGGGAATTGACGCGGGCCGGCCTGCGCGTGGTCGGCCTGGAGCGCGGCGAACCGCGCTCTACCGTGCCGGATTTCCAGGGACCGCATATGCATGACGAACTGCGCTATTCCGTGCGCAAGGCGCTTATGCAGGACAACACCAAGGAAGCCGTCACCTTCCGCAATAGCATCCGGGAGGAGGCCCTGCCCATACGGCGCTGGGAGAGCTTTCTTCCGGGCACCGGCCTGGGCGGCGCGGCGGTGCATTGGAACGGGCAAACGTATCGCTTCCAGGATACCGACCTACGCATGCGTACTCTGACCACCCAACGCTACGGCGCGAAGTTCACGGCGGAGGACCTGTTCGTGCAGGATTGGGGCGTCGACGCCGCGACGCTGGAGCCTTACTACGACCGCTTTGAATATCTGCTGGGCGTCAGCGGCAAGGCCGGCAACCTGAAGTCGGGCAAGGTGGAGGGCGGCAATCCCTTCGAGGACCCGCGTGCCCGGGATTACCCCACGCCACCCATGAAGGAGCCTTATGGCTCGGCCATGTTCAGGAAGGCCGCGTCCGGCCTGGGATACCATCCGTATCCGCAGCCGTCGGCGAACCTGAGCCAGCCCTACACCAACCCGGAAGGCATGACGCTGAACACCTGCATGTTTTGCGGGTTCTGCGAGCGCTACGGCTGCGAGCACTTCGCCAAGGCGTCGCCGCAGACGATACTGCTGCCGGTGCTGCTGAAGGACAAGAACTTCGAGCTGCGCACGCAGTGCCAGGTGTTGCGCATCAACGTGGCGAGCGACGGCAAGCGCGCCACCGGCGTGACCTACGTCGATGCGGCGGGCCGCGAGTTCGAACAGCCGGCGCAGTTGGTCATCCTGGGCGGGTTCGCGCTGAACAACGTCAGGATGCTGCTGCTGTCGCGCATCGGCGAACCCTACGATCCCGTATCGGGAAAAGGCGTGGTCGGGCGCGGCTATGCCTACCAGACCATGAGCGCGGTTCAGATCTTCTACGACACCAGCGTCAATATCAATCCGTATATGCGGTCCGGCGCCTGCGGTACGGTGGTGTCCGATTTCGTTTCGGACAACTTCGATCATGGGCCGCATGGTTTCGTCGGCGGCGCCTATATCGGCGAAATCATGAGCCATGGGCGGCCCATCGAGTTCCATCCGACGCCGGTCGGCACGCCCAGCTGGGGGTCGGAATGGAAAAAGGCAGTCATCCGCCACTACAACCACACCTCCGTGCTCAATGTCCATGGCAGTTCCGTGTCCTGCCGGGCGAACTACCTGGACCTGGACCCGACCTATCGCGATGCCTGGGGGCTGCCGCTGTTGCGCATGACCTTCGATTTCCACGAAAAC
Proteins encoded in this region:
- a CDS encoding GMC family oxidoreductase gives rise to the protein MATKLPETDAVLIGVGLVGTMLGRELTRAGLRVVGLERGEPRSTVPDFQGPHMHDELRYSVRKALMQDNTKEAVTFRNSIREEALPIRRWESFLPGTGLGGAAVHWNGQTYRFQDTDLRMRTLTTQRYGAKFTAEDLFVQDWGVDAATLEPYYDRFEYLLGVSGKAGNLKSGKVEGGNPFEDPRARDYPTPPMKEPYGSAMFRKAASGLGYHPYPQPSANLSQPYTNPEGMTLNTCMFCGFCERYGCEHFAKASPQTILLPVLLKDKNFELRTQCQVLRINVASDGKRATGVTYVDAAGREFEQPAQLVILGGFALNNVRMLLLSRIGEPYDPVSGKGVVGRGYAYQTMSAVQIFYDTSVNINPYMRSGACGTVVSDFVSDNFDHGPHGFVGGAYIGEIMSHGRPIEFHPTPVGTPSWGSEWKKAVIRHYNHTSVLNVHGSSVSCRANYLDLDPTYRDAWGLPLLRMTFDFHENDLKMSRFLTDRALEIGKAMGGKQVHGGARERPYTVTQYQTTHNTGGTVMGEDRSTSVVNRYLQSWDLHNLFVIGASNFPQNASYNPTGTVGALAYWAADAIVSRYLKSPAPLMNA
- a CDS encoding ATP-dependent DNA helicase, with amino-acid sequence MHAPEPAAYVVAVRALCDFTARRGDLDLRFTPSPSAQEGQAGHAFVTGRRAADYQAEIPLAGTHGPLRVRGRADGYDPGRNRVEEIKTHRGNVERIAPNHRAVHWAQAKVYGHLLCQDRGLSGLDVALVYFDIATQQETVLVESYTARELRDFFVGQCTCFLAWARREIAHRQARDAAMAALRFPLGPFRAGQRDLAKAVFRAARDAKCVLAQAPTGIGKTMATLFPMLKACADTLDKVFFLCAKTAGRQAALDALGRLRQDMPGLPLRTLELVARDQACEHPDKACHGDSCPLARGFHDRLPAARAEAVARYAMDRATVRAAALAHGVCPYFLSQELVRWSDVVVGDYNYYFDTSAMLYALTMANQWRVGLLVDEAHNMLERARRMYTANLSLDAMALARRASPAVLRKPLDALRRLCGQMLKQQVPAYAAHESIPPPLLAQLQQTAAALSAYFAEQGGEAPEPLLRFYFDVLAFSRLAESFGEHSLFDITREAGPAGRPMQGTLCIRNVVPAPFVAPRVAAAHGAVLFSATLNPMGFYRDTLGLPRDCRWLDVPGPFRAEQLAVHLVGHVSTRYRDREASISAIVDIMAQAYRRQPGNYLCFASSFDYAGRLARDVRARFPHLPVWEQAAGMDVMHRDAFLARFAPGGHGLGFAVLGGVFGEGVDLPGDRLIGAFIVTLGLPQVNPVNEQMMQRMQARFGNGFDYTYLYPGLQKVVQAAGRVIRTETDQGSVYLIDDRFRRAKVRALLPAWWRPEVSGKLTERQD
- a CDS encoding ferritin-like domain-containing protein, which gives rise to MENEGTTMDRDVLESHFMDWLRDAHAMEQQAETMLTAMANRIENYPDLKRRIEQHIEETRSQAQLVAECIQRRGGDTSVMKDLAGKTMAGMQGAVGMFASDEIVKGGMLSYAFEHFEIASYRNLIEAARLVGDRETMAVCERILPQEQAMADWLQHNLASLSRRFLELAQVPGAKAKV
- a CDS encoding FdhF/YdeP family oxidoreductase; this translates as MANEHTSSGQPTEPAGGWGSARAVGSILVKEHRLMHGTKVLMHQNKPDGFMCVSCSWAKPAHPHPFEFCENGAKATAWDITSKKVSARFFDSHTCAELESWSDHELEAIGRLTVPMRWNAATDKYVEISWRQAFEEIGALLRGRDPDSVVFYTSGRASLETSYMFALFARMYGTNNLPDSSNMCHESTSVGLPKTIGVPVGTVTLEDFEHTDCMLFFGHNTGTNAPRMLHPLQDARKRGVPIVTFNPLREAGLVSFTNPQSPMEMLTGKETQISTQYLQLKLGGDTAALAGLCKWLIEADDAARLDGGAPVLDHAFIAEHTHGFEDFAQAMREMPWDDIERESGLTRAALAEAAATYSRAKAAMLLYGMGLTQHRNGVQSVQMITNLLLLRGNIGKPGAGVCPIRGHSNVQGQRTVGITEKPEHVPADKLRELYHFDPPTKKGMNTVEACEAMLDGRVSAFISLGGNFARATPDHYRMEPAWRRLDLTVGITTRLNRSHLLHGRQAYLLPCLSRIEVDRQATGEQAVSMEDSTGCFHGSRGVHEPASDKLLSEPAIVAGIAKATLRPNPYVDWNRWVGDYSLVRDAIEATYPKIFKDFNRRMWNPGGFHRPLGATERKWETETGKANFVVPETLDDDPDMPEHGPDVIRLMTTRGDSQFNTTVYTLDDRFRGVHGTRQVIMMNSDDMARLGLREDDVVVASTVAHDGFKREVGGLKVRPYDIPAGCAWSYYPECNPLIPLWHHAKESKVPAAKSIPITLRKEAGR
- a CDS encoding gluconate 2-dehydrogenase subunit 3 family protein — its product is MIPSRRNFLKRAGFAAATVGTVTTAPAALAAQAPEEQATFIFLTPEEAAFVHAAVARLIPQDEAGPGALEAGVPNYIDKQLGGAWGAGERLYRGGPWRQGAPTQGYQLPFTPAELFRNACRALRDEAAKGGTPFEKRPPAEQDAYLRDLQESTRDLNGVPANVFFESLWALTVEGFLSDPVYGGNKDMVSWKMIGFPGAYATYYDLVDQHGIDFHRAPMSLAEDGRGVIHVHPEVSASAGNAMAGTTSMPGHAPADTPPAAGQGPAQSQGGR
- a CDS encoding O-methyltransferase; its protein translation is MNAESWKAMDSYLEDILCLRDPRLDAALARCEQAGLPPHGVALNQGRMLQIFARMAGARRILEIGTLGGYSAICMADALPQGGKLVSLESNLRYAEVARENIRVAGLSQVVDVVVGDAGATLDGMVASRVPPFDLIFIDADKKDNPRYMAAALALSRDGTVIVGDNIIRGGRLMDEAGRAQPDVLGTRAFLADMARDLRLTCTALQTVGAKGWDGFSLAIVSKPA
- the coxB gene encoding cytochrome c oxidase subunit II, which translates into the protein MSWSAAASAAPAQDVLAPAGIQAERILALWHVTLAVCTAVFVAVLVALFIAIRRGARAREAPSPRDGHAERRARRRVAAATWTSVVLLCGLVAADFLTDRALSRLPMADPLRVEMIGHQWWWETRYEADGGRPGFVTANQLRLPVGRPVLVTLKSSDVIHTFWVPNLHGKRDMIPGRDAAMMLRADRAGDYRGQCAEFCGAEHALMAFSVAAVSTDDYADWADRERQDARLPDEAVARRGMGLFLGNSCAQCHTIRGTSAVGTLGPDLTHLAGRSLLAAGTIANTPENLAQWLTAPGSMKPATTMPPTQLPPEDLRALVHYLGSLQ